A DNA window from bacterium contains the following coding sequences:
- a CDS encoding transposase, with the protein MRNDLLVVGEHYHIFNKSIAEYIIFNNDSEFTRMINVIRYYQKAKPAIKFSDFIKLAEVKQNYPNIDISVPERDKLIEIITYCLMPTHIHLILKQLKKNGISIFMGNILNSYTRYFNTKHKRKGPLWEGKFKNILVETDEQLLHLTRYIHLNPATAYLVNKPEEWLWSSYKEYLLETKAKICRYDDILDIEPDSSYRKFVEGRIPYQRELAKIKDLTVEQS; encoded by the coding sequence ATGAGAAACGACTTACTGGTAGTTGGGGAGCATTATCATATCTTCAATAAAAGCATTGCGGAGTATATAATATTTAATAATGATTCTGAATTCACAAGAATGATAAATGTGATTCGTTATTACCAAAAGGCAAAACCAGCGATTAAATTTTCTGACTTTATTAAATTAGCTGAAGTTAAACAGAATTATCCCAATATAGATATTTCCGTTCCCGAGAGAGACAAACTCATAGAAATAATTACCTATTGTCTTATGCCCACCCATATCCATTTAATCCTTAAGCAATTAAAAAAGAATGGAATATCTATTTTTATGGGTAATATCCTTAACAGTTATACACGGTATTTTAACACCAAACATAAAAGGAAAGGTCCTTTATGGGAAGGGAAATTTAAAAATATATTGGTTGAAACCGATGAACAGCTACTTCATTTAACAAGATACATACACCTAAACCCTGCGACTGCATATCTGGTTAATAAACCAGAAGAATGGCTATGGTCTTCCTATAAAGAGTATTTATTGGAAACTAAAGCTAAGATTTGTAGGTACGATGATATTTTAGATATTGAGCCAGACTCGTCGTATAGAAAATTTGTTGAAGGTAGAATTCCTTATCAGAGAGAACTTGCAAAGATAAAGGATCTAACAGTGGAACAATCTTGA